The following proteins are co-located in the Vallicoccus soli genome:
- a CDS encoding aldo/keto reductase, with protein sequence MDHRPLGRTGIAVSELTLGAMMLGGAGNPDHDEAVRLVHRALDAGITTIDTADVYSGGESEEIVGRALAGGRRDGVVLATKVGLPFDADPNHRGGSRRWVVQSVEASLRRLRTDWIDLYQVHRLDPATDVDETLGALSDLVAQGKVRAVGASTVPASEIVEAQWTAERRGRERFRTEQPPYSLLVRGVETDVLPTCLRHGMGVLTYSPLAGGWLTGRYRTGQDAPASRRAGRFPARYDLSSPTGRRKLEAADALADLAAEAGLTLVEMAIAFVLRHPAVSTAIIGPRTLEHLESQLTAADVELPEDLLDRIDAVVPPGTTLDPADAMSTSPALTAAARRR encoded by the coding sequence GTGGACCACCGACCGCTCGGGCGCACCGGCATCGCCGTCAGCGAGCTCACCCTCGGCGCGATGATGCTCGGCGGCGCCGGCAACCCCGACCACGACGAGGCGGTGCGCCTCGTGCACCGCGCCCTGGACGCGGGGATCACCACCATCGACACCGCCGACGTCTACTCCGGCGGGGAGTCCGAGGAGATCGTCGGCCGGGCCCTGGCCGGCGGGCGGCGCGACGGCGTCGTCCTCGCCACCAAGGTGGGGCTGCCGTTCGACGCCGACCCCAACCACCGCGGCGGGTCCCGGCGCTGGGTCGTGCAGTCGGTCGAGGCCTCGCTGCGGCGGCTGCGCACCGACTGGATCGACCTCTACCAGGTGCACCGCCTCGACCCCGCGACCGACGTCGACGAGACGCTGGGCGCGCTGTCGGACCTCGTCGCCCAGGGCAAGGTGCGGGCGGTCGGCGCCTCCACGGTGCCGGCGTCGGAGATCGTCGAAGCGCAGTGGACCGCCGAGCGGCGCGGGCGCGAGCGGTTCCGCACCGAGCAGCCGCCGTACTCGCTGCTCGTCCGCGGCGTCGAGACCGACGTGCTGCCCACCTGCCTGCGCCACGGGATGGGCGTGCTGACCTACAGCCCGCTGGCGGGGGGCTGGCTCACCGGCCGCTACCGCACGGGGCAGGATGCGCCCGCGTCGCGGCGGGCCGGGCGGTTCCCGGCGCGGTACGACCTCTCGTCCCCGACCGGCCGACGCAAGCTCGAGGCCGCCGACGCGCTCGCGGACCTCGCCGCGGAGGCGGGCCTGACGCTCGTCGAGATGGCCATCGCCTTCGTGCTGCGCCACCCGGCGGTGAGCACCGCGATCATCGGGCCGCGCACGCTCGAGCACCTCGAGTCCCAGCTCACCGCCGCCGACGTCGAGCTGCCGGAGGACCTCCTCGACCGCATCGACGCGGTCGTGCCGCCCGGTACGACGCTGGACCCGGCCGACGCGATGTCCACCTCGCCCGCGCTCACCGCGGCCGCGCGCCGGCGCTGA
- a CDS encoding TetR/AcrR family transcriptional regulator, translating to MTGEPVQIDGSGQAVRLQPPARRADARRNRDKVLAAARAAFAEGGETSMAAVARRAGVGMATLYRNFPGRRELLEAVYADEVATALEAARAAAAADDPGAALAGWARSFFAFARAKRDVVAELLAQPGHDAAGIGEGREALVAAVRPLLARAQAAGRARADLTIEQVVDLVLAVAAVRGPAEHVEPLLETVLDGLVRPG from the coding sequence ATGACCGGAGAGCCTGTCCAGATCGACGGTAGTGGACAGGCTGTCCGCTTGCAACCACCGGCCCGCCGCGCGGACGCCCGGCGCAACCGCGACAAGGTGCTCGCGGCCGCCCGTGCGGCCTTCGCCGAGGGCGGTGAGACCTCGATGGCGGCCGTCGCCCGCCGGGCGGGGGTCGGCATGGCCACGCTCTACCGCAACTTCCCGGGGCGCCGGGAGCTGCTCGAGGCGGTGTACGCCGACGAGGTCGCCACCGCGCTGGAGGCGGCGCGGGCCGCCGCGGCGGCCGACGACCCGGGAGCGGCCCTCGCGGGCTGGGCGCGCTCGTTCTTCGCCTTCGCCCGGGCCAAGCGCGACGTCGTCGCCGAGCTGCTGGCGCAGCCCGGGCACGACGCGGCCGGGATCGGGGAGGGGCGGGAGGCGCTGGTCGCGGCCGTGCGGCCGCTGCTCGCCCGCGCGCAGGCGGCCGGGCGGGCGCGCGCCGACCTCACCATCGAGCAGGTCGTGGACCTCGTGCTCGCCGTCGCCGCCGTGCGCGGGCCCGCCGAGCACGTCGAGCCGCTCCTCGAGACGGTCCTGGACGGGCTGGTGCGCCCCGGGTGA
- a CDS encoding VOC family protein produces the protein MARDVQVTFDCADPAALAAFWAEALGAAVQAPPPGYASWDEALEAFGVPPERRNDASAVVDPDGRAPRLFFQRVPEGKQVKNRVHLDVRAAPGLSGEERMAALEAEAERLVALGARRLERHEPSPPLDAGHVVMADPEGNEFCLD, from the coding sequence ATGGCCCGCGACGTCCAGGTGACCTTCGACTGCGCCGACCCCGCGGCCCTGGCCGCGTTCTGGGCCGAGGCGCTCGGCGCCGCCGTGCAGGCCCCGCCGCCGGGGTACGCCTCGTGGGACGAGGCCCTGGAGGCGTTCGGGGTGCCGCCGGAGCGGCGCAACGACGCCTCGGCCGTCGTGGACCCCGACGGCAGGGCGCCGCGGCTGTTCTTCCAGCGGGTGCCCGAGGGCAAGCAGGTCAAGAACCGGGTCCACCTCGACGTGCGGGCCGCGCCGGGGCTGTCCGGCGAGGAGCGGATGGCCGCGCTCGAGGCCGAGGCCGAGCGGCTCGTGGCGCTGGGCGCGCGCCGGCTGGAGCGGCACGAGCCGTCGCCCCCGCTCGACGCGGGGCACGTCGTCATGGCCGACCCCGAGGGCAACGAGTTCTGCCTCGACTGA
- a CDS encoding DUF3291 domain-containing protein, which translates to MHLAQVNVSRLLAPLPSPGSAGFVTASGPVEAEGAAAPGFVWRTHVTVPAGRRTHPFSWDLGDSAGLVVNLSVWESLEALDRFVHDGLHREALRRRREWFARHPEPTSALWWVPVGRRPRMPDAAERLRHLREHGPTAYAFTARHPWPAPGDGEGPAGAAAPAARGAV; encoded by the coding sequence GTGCACCTCGCGCAGGTCAACGTGTCGCGGCTGCTCGCGCCGCTGCCGTCGCCGGGCTCGGCGGGCTTCGTCACCGCCTCCGGGCCCGTCGAGGCCGAGGGGGCCGCCGCGCCCGGGTTCGTCTGGCGCACCCACGTGACGGTGCCGGCGGGACGCCGTACGCACCCGTTCTCCTGGGACCTCGGCGACAGCGCCGGCCTCGTGGTCAACCTGTCGGTCTGGGAGTCCCTCGAGGCGCTGGACCGCTTCGTGCACGACGGCCTGCACCGCGAGGCGCTGCGCCGGCGCCGGGAGTGGTTCGCCCGGCACCCGGAGCCAACGAGCGCGCTCTGGTGGGTCCCCGTGGGGCGCCGGCCCCGGATGCCCGACGCCGCGGAGCGGCTGCGCCACCTGCGCGAGCACGGCCCCACCGCGTACGCCTTCACCGCGCGGCACCCCTGGCCGGCACCGGGCGACGGGGAGGGGCCCGCCGGCGCGGCCGCGCCGGCGGCCCGCGGCGCGGTCTGA
- a CDS encoding class I SAM-dependent methyltransferase yields MAEQEGARAPQEHGFDAPYWQQHWQRAQGRPGEHRAVPNPHLVREVEGLAPGDALDAGCGEGGDALWLAGRGWRVVGADVSAEALARAAGRPGAGSVAWVRADLTTWDPGRRFDLVTTHYAHPAMPQLAFYGRLAGWVAPGGTLLVVGHLRGAGHGAGHGAGHGAGHGAGHGHPEGATVGVADVVARLDPAAWDVVTAEEHERDVTAPDGRQRRLHDAVVRAVRRS; encoded by the coding sequence ATGGCCGAGCAGGAGGGGGCGCGGGCCCCGCAGGAGCACGGGTTCGACGCGCCGTACTGGCAGCAGCACTGGCAGCGGGCTCAGGGCCGCCCGGGCGAACACCGGGCGGTTCCGAACCCGCACCTGGTCCGCGAGGTCGAGGGCCTCGCGCCCGGCGACGCCCTCGACGCCGGCTGCGGCGAGGGCGGGGACGCGCTGTGGCTCGCGGGCCGCGGCTGGCGGGTCGTCGGCGCGGACGTCTCCGCCGAGGCGCTCGCCCGCGCCGCGGGCCGTCCGGGCGCCGGCTCCGTCGCGTGGGTGCGGGCGGACCTCACGACCTGGGACCCCGGGCGGCGCTTCGACCTGGTGACGACGCACTACGCCCACCCGGCGATGCCGCAGCTCGCGTTCTACGGCCGGCTGGCCGGGTGGGTCGCGCCGGGCGGGACGCTGCTCGTCGTCGGGCACCTGCGCGGCGCGGGGCACGGCGCGGGGCACGGCGCAGGGCACGGCGCGGGGCACGGCGCAGGGCACGGGCACCCGGAGGGGGCGACGGTGGGCGTCGCCGACGTGGTGGCACGGCTCGACCCCGCGGCGTGGGACGTCGTGACCGCCGAGGAGCACGAGCGCGACGTCACCGCCCCCGACGGCCGGCAGCGGCGCCTGCACGACGCCGTCGTCCGGGCGGTCCGCCGGAGCTGA